One uncultured Carboxylicivirga sp. genomic window, GACGGACGAAAGATCCGAATAAAGGATTTCAAGGAGATGTAAATTTGGGTGTTAATTATGTGCACACCAATACTGACATGCTTCAGGTATCATCGAAATTTAAGTTGCAGTACAACGATAACGACAATACATATCTTTTCTCTTCAGATATTGGCTATAGCAGGGTAGATAATGAAAGCAATGTAAATAACGGGGGCTTTATGTTTAAATACAATTATTGGGTGCCCGATAAAATTATCATTGCTGAAGCATTTTCGCAATACAGCTACAACCGCGTAAAAAGTCTGAAGCATCGTTATATTATGGGTGGAGGACCTCGTTTTAATATTGCCGATAAGGATAAATTCAAAATGTTTGTGGTGGCTTACACCATTTATTTGAATGAGTTATTCGAGAATGATGACTACAAACGGAGAAAAAGCCTGGTGAAGTTTAGTTCCATGTTTTCGATGGATTGGCAAATGTCGGACAATGCTAAATTTAGTCAGACTACCTATTATGAACCGGATTATTCCGATCCGGCTGATTTTCGCATCTGGAGCGAAACAAGTCTCAGCTTTTCTATAACCAAAGCTTTTTCGTTTAGTCTTTTTGTTCGCATGGATTATGATAACCTTGTTCCACCTGATGTAGAACCATTATTTTACACCGTTAACAATTCATTTACTGTTAAATTTTAAAACCACCATTAATAAAATTCGGTTTTGTTGTAACTTACCTCCTGATTTAATCGACCTATATATGTTGTTGAGGCAACCATTTTTATTTGGAGTGCATTAATAAGAAATGGGATTTAACCAGACGAACTTAACCGGAATTTATGATGAAAATGAAATTGACCTTATGGCTGTTTGCTGCAATTTTCTCCATTAACGCCTACAGTCAAACAGGCATCAGAGGTGTAGTAACCGATGAGAGCGATCAAACAGTACCTTTCACAACTATTTATTTAAAGCAAACTACAACAGGAACCACAACCAATGAATTGGGTGAGTATGAAATATTACTGGAGCCCGGATCATATACAATGGTTTTTCAGGGATTGGGATTTGAAAAACAGGAAATTACATTTACTGTTACAAATGCATTTGTAGAGCGAAATATTCAATTAAAAAAGCAAACTTATCGAATTAAAGAAGTACGGGTATACTCCGGTGGTGAAGATCCTGCCTATCCAATTATGAGAAAAGCCATCAGCCTGGCTCCATATTACCAGCGTCAAACAGCAGCCTACAATGCAGAGGTCTATCTGAAGGGAAGCTTGAAAATGGAAAAGATTCCGAAGCTGATAAAAAAAATGATGGATAAGGAAGAAGAGGATAAGGATGCCCGTATTGAGGTTGGTAAAACCTATACCATGGAATCGATGAACGAAATAAAGTTTACGGCTCCTGATAATTACAATCATACCATTGTTAATTCACAAAGTACCTTCCCGGGAAGTAATGAAAATGATGTGATAGGTTATATTACTTATAGTTTTTACGAACCAACGCAAGATATAGCGGTTTCACCTCTTGCTCCAAACGCATTCAGTTATTATAAATTTGTTTACGAAGGCTTTTTCTACGAAGGAGATGCAACCGTGAATAAAATAAAAATCATACCTAAACGTAAAAGCCAGCAAACGTACAGTGGTTATATTTATATAGTAGATAACTTATGGAATATCCATTCCATTGATGTAACTAACGATGCTTTTTTTGGTGAGATAAATATCAAACAGGTATATGCCCCAGTAAAAGAGCGGTCGTGGTTGCCAATCAGTCATCGATTTAATGTGAAAGCATCTATATTTGGTGTAAAGGCTGATTTTAAATATGCCGGTTCGGTTAAATACAAGGATATTGAACTCAACACCGACTTACCTGTACCTGGTATTTTGTTAAAACAGTATGCCGCCGAAGAAGCGGCAATAAAAGCTGAAGAGCTAAGAGAAAAAGAAGATCTTGAACAGGCAGAAAAGTCAAAAGCTCAGCAAAAAATGGAAGAGCTCTTAGCCAAAGAAGAGTTGAATAATCGGGATATGATCAGACTGTCGCGTTTGATTGAAAAGGAATCGCGCAAACAAGAACAGGGAGAAGAGGAATCATTGGAGATTAAAAATACTTATAAAATCACTCACAAGAAGGATACATTGCAAAAAGACTCTTTGTACTGGGATAAAATGCGTCCAATACCGCTAACAGGAGATGAGTTAAGAGGATTTGAGGTAAAAGATTCAATTAAACTGGCAAAACAGCAAGCCGATACTGTTAAGGTGGAGAAGAAAGAGAAGTCACTTTTTAGTAAAGTATCGGGTGGTTTTCTGTCTGGACATACATTTTATGCAGCTGATTCAGCCATGAGAATAACATATGATGGATTAATCGGATTGAGTCAGGTTGATTTTAATGCAGTTGATGGATGGAGCTACGAGCAGGGATTAAGGTTTAACTATCGAATAGATTCTGTGCATAACATTTATATGCGACCCCAAATTAAATATGCCTTCAATAGAGAAAAAGTCCTGTGGAGTAATTTTGCAAGTTATTCTTTTGCACCGATGAAGCGTGGTTATATAGGCGTTGGTTTTGGACAGGAAAGTAAGGATTTTAACAGTAAATATGGAATCGATCGAACCTTAAATGCTATTTCGGCTTTGTTCTTTAAAGAGCATTACATGAAGTTGTATCAAAACGATTACTTTTTTGTCAGTCATGGCATTGATGTGGTTCATGGTTTTCGTTTAAATGTTAATGCTTCGTATCATTCATATAAAGAGTTGCAAAACAGTACTAATTGGTCTGTATTAGATCGAGATAAGGATTATGCACTTAATATCCCGGTTAATTCATCTGTTACAGCAGATCATTTACGAGATCAAAAAGATGTTCATTTTAATATTGATTTAGAATATACGCCTCGTATGCACTATCGGGTTTACAAGGGAAGGAAATATAATCGTAATTCACGTTATCCAACATTTAAACTGGGATACGAACGAGGAGTAACCGGTATTATGGATAG contains:
- a CDS encoding DUF481 domain-containing protein: MVRRFAAISFLIFISIASIAQIVNIDKRRTKDPNKGFQGDVNLGVNYVHTNTDMLQVSSKFKLQYNDNDNTYLFSSDIGYSRVDNESNVNNGGFMFKYNYWVPDKIIIAEAFSQYSYNRVKSLKHRYIMGGGPRFNIADKDKFKMFVVAYTIYLNELFENDDYKRRKSLVKFSSMFSMDWQMSDNAKFSQTTYYEPDYSDPADFRIWSETSLSFSITKAFSFSLFVRMDYDNLVPPDVEPLFYTVNNSFTVKF
- a CDS encoding DUF5686 family protein; translated protein: MMKMKLTLWLFAAIFSINAYSQTGIRGVVTDESDQTVPFTTIYLKQTTTGTTTNELGEYEILLEPGSYTMVFQGLGFEKQEITFTVTNAFVERNIQLKKQTYRIKEVRVYSGGEDPAYPIMRKAISLAPYYQRQTAAYNAEVYLKGSLKMEKIPKLIKKMMDKEEEDKDARIEVGKTYTMESMNEIKFTAPDNYNHTIVNSQSTFPGSNENDVIGYITYSFYEPTQDIAVSPLAPNAFSYYKFVYEGFFYEGDATVNKIKIIPKRKSQQTYSGYIYIVDNLWNIHSIDVTNDAFFGEINIKQVYAPVKERSWLPISHRFNVKASIFGVKADFKYAGSVKYKDIELNTDLPVPGILLKQYAAEEAAIKAEELREKEDLEQAEKSKAQQKMEELLAKEELNNRDMIRLSRLIEKESRKQEQGEEESLEIKNTYKITHKKDTLQKDSLYWDKMRPIPLTGDELRGFEVKDSIKLAKQQADTVKVEKKEKSLFSKVSGGFLSGHTFYAADSAMRITYDGLIGLSQVDFNAVDGWSYEQGLRFNYRIDSVHNIYMRPQIKYAFNREKVLWSNFASYSFAPMKRGYIGVGFGQESKDFNSKYGIDRTLNAISALFFKEHYMKLYQNDYFFVSHGIDVVHGFRLNVNASYHSYKELQNSTNWSVLDRDKDYALNIPVNSSVTADHLRDQKDVHFNIDLEYTPRMHYRVYKGRKYNRNSRYPTFKLGYERGVTGIMDSESDYELIKTSVHQSKSWGIFNEFKWQAGGGYFSRNEQMHFSRFRHFNTIEIPISFKDWDGTFNLLDDYSVSTNKWYAEGHVSYATPYLFLKFLPWVSNRLWVENLYASYLTTPDFKNYTEFGYGISQIFLMGSVGTFVGFEDGQYRSWGVKVSLKFD